The Phormidium sp. PBR-2020 DNA segment GCTTTCCCTGGGAGACTTGGGAATTTGGCCGACATATTGAGGTGGTGCGTTCGCGAAGCGTGCGGGAGGCGCGATCGCGAAGCGTGCGGGGACTGCAATCGCCCTCATCCCTTTCTCCCCCACCTCCGGGTCAGAGCTTCCGACGGGGCAGACCTCGGGTGTTAGCGATTTTGGGGGATGAGACGGGTCTTAATTTTAAGGGGGAGCGTCTGGCCCTGAAGGCCCAACGACGCTGTTTAGAGATTCACTATGTGGGCTGGCAACCGGGGGACGAGTCCCGAGTTCTGAAAGAGCGGATTTGTCGGGCGATCGCCGATCCCCAAGGCTGGGATATCCTCTTTTTTGCTGGTCACAGTAATGAGGCAGCGTTGCTCGATGGACAGGTGGCGATCGCCCCCCAAACAGCCCTATCAATTCGCGATCTCAGCCCCTATCTCCAACAGGCCCAGCAACGGGGGTTACAGTTTGCCCTGTTCAACTCCTGCTCGGGACTCGATATTGCTCAAGGCTTAATTAACCTGGGTTTAGCCCATGTCGCCATCATGCGCGAACCCGTCCACAATGAGGTGGCCCAGGAGTTTTTAGTACATTTTTTGCAGGGACTCTCAAGCGGTGAAACCGTGCAAACGGCCTTACGCGGGGCCTGTGAGTTCCTGAAATTAGAGAAAAACCTCACCTATCCCTCCGCCTATTTAGTTCCCTCCCTCTTCCGACATCCCGAATCTGCTCCCTATCGACTGCCAGACGTAGGCTGGCGGGGCTGGTGGCGACGTTGGCGACCCACCAAAGCCGAGATGGTGGCGGTAGCGTCCCTACTGCTGTTAAGTGTGCTGCCCAATCTGCAATATTGGTTGTTGGATCAGCGGGTGGGGATGCAGGCCCGCTATCGAGATTGGACCGGTCAGGTGGCCACCGATGACCTGCCACCGGTGGTCTTAGTTCTCGTTGACCAACAGACCTTCCAACGGCGCGGTTTGAGTCAATATAAACCCATTGACCGCCAGTTATTGGCCGATGTTATCGCAGGGGTGATGGAGACAGGGGTGTCGGTGGTGGGGGTGGATTATTTGCTGGATTTACAAGACCCTCGGGGACAGGATGCGGCGTTGCGTCAGGTGTTGGCGGAGGCGTTCGCGCGTCAGGTTTGGTCGGTGTTGATTACGGTGCGCAATCCTGGAGGAGAGTGGGTTGACCTCTATCCTGAGGTGGCCGAACGGGACTGGCTGCTGTTGGGCGATGCTTGGGTTCCCTTCTGGCATATTCGTCCTCGCCGTGAGTCTCCCCGGCAGCGAACTCCCTTTAGTTATCAGTTGGCGATCGCCCATCGGCTTCAGCAGCAGCAAGAGGGTCGTCCTCTGGCGGGGTCACGGGAAGACCAGGTGCAGCAGTTTCTTCGGGAGGGGTCGGGGTTATCTCCTTGGACGGAGTTACATCCAGTCACTTTATGGTCCTATCGTTGGCGTCAGCGTTGGTTACAGCCGCTGTTGGATTTTTCTCTGCCTCCCCAGGTGATTTATGAGAGAGTGCTGGCGTGGCAGTTGCTGGAATCCCCCGAGACGACGTTGGCTGAGTTGAGGCGAGAGGATTGGTCTGATGCGATCGTGATTATCGCGGCGGGGGGCTATTACGAGGCGGGGATTGAGCGAGATGGAGGAGATAACCTGTCACCGCCCCCGGCGATACGCTATTGGCAACGGCGGCAGGGACAGGGACGGGCGGCGTTAATGGGGGGCGAGGCTCATGCCTATATGACTCATCATTTTCTAACCAATCATCTGGTGATTCCTATTCCTGATAGCTGGTTGCTCTTGGGGACGGTGTTGGGCTGCAAGGTGCTGGTGGTGTATGGCCGAGAACGCTGGGGAGGTCAGGGTTGCTGGTGGGCTGGACTGGGGGCGATCGCCGTTTATGGTGGGGTGTCGTTGCAGGTCTATATTAGCGCCGGGCTGTTATTACCCTGGTTATTTCCGGCGTTGGCGATCGCCCTCTATAGCTGGGACATGGGCCGCTCTGAATAAGTGGCGTCTCTGTGGAAATACATAGAATTAGGCAAGAGGCAAGAGGCAAGAGGCAAGAGGGGGGAGATGTAGGGGCGAACGGCTGTTCGCCCTCTTCTGGCAAGAGACAATCGGCAATAGACACATTGAGGTAAGGCACGATGAATCAACGATTAGGACAGGTAAACCTAGGATTTTCCCTGGTTTTGATGACTCTGGCGGGACTGATGGGGCTGTCGCGCCCTCTCTCGGCTCAGCAAGCCCAGTCAACGCAACAAACCACCAGTTCAGACGATGTTGAGGATGAGGGACGTGGGGGTTACTCCGGCTCTCGGGAGATGCTGTTCTGTGTCCGCCCCAGCCAGTCTCGGGAGATGACCGTTCCCCTAATGGTAAGTCCGTCTTTAACGGTGGAAGCGTTCGGGGAGTTTGGGGTCAGTTCCTTGGGGCCTGAAACATTGGCGCGACGCGCTGAGAGACTACCCCCTCCTTTTCCGACTGAGGTGGGGCAGATGGGGGATTCGGTGTTTGAGGTGGCGTCAGACCCGGAGTTACAACTGACGCGGATTTTGGTCTGTTTTCCTTCGTTTTATCCTTCTGGGTTATCGGAAACTGAATAAGTGTATCATCCGTGGAAATACATAGAACTAGCACAACAATTTGGGGACTCGACCATGAATCTACGATTAAACTTGGGACTGGCCAGCACGACCACGGAACGGAGTTCGTTAGGGATGACGCCGATGACCATGATTACAGCGCCACCAGAGCTGTTGCGCTTGCAACCTCACCCTGAGCGGCGGCGAAATAGACGTAAGGTGGCACAAGTGGATCAAGATAAGTTCGTGGTGTCCTTTGAGGACTGGATTCGTGACGG contains these protein-coding regions:
- a CDS encoding CHASE2 domain-containing protein, whose protein sequence is MSHSPVVMAYRLSIHQIEQSCLFDLMWGQGQRLTATIAFPQVLLTLYQAWRRAYLGYYKHVGAKDFSPLRGRVGAMGQLAGPPVDWHSQLVQAEARFLSEFHRWLKRGELFDLRSQLATPSTPSSNDTLFLTCSSLELARFPWETWEFGRHIEVVRSRSVREARSRSVRGLQSPSSLSPPPPGQSFRRGRPRVLAILGDETGLNFKGERLALKAQRRCLEIHYVGWQPGDESRVLKERICRAIADPQGWDILFFAGHSNEAALLDGQVAIAPQTALSIRDLSPYLQQAQQRGLQFALFNSCSGLDIAQGLINLGLAHVAIMREPVHNEVAQEFLVHFLQGLSSGETVQTALRGACEFLKLEKNLTYPSAYLVPSLFRHPESAPYRLPDVGWRGWWRRWRPTKAEMVAVASLLLLSVLPNLQYWLLDQRVGMQARYRDWTGQVATDDLPPVVLVLVDQQTFQRRGLSQYKPIDRQLLADVIAGVMETGVSVVGVDYLLDLQDPRGQDAALRQVLAEAFARQVWSVLITVRNPGGEWVDLYPEVAERDWLLLGDAWVPFWHIRPRRESPRQRTPFSYQLAIAHRLQQQQEGRPLAGSREDQVQQFLREGSGLSPWTELHPVTLWSYRWRQRWLQPLLDFSLPPQVIYERVLAWQLLESPETTLAELRREDWSDAIVIIAAGGYYEAGIERDGGDNLSPPPAIRYWQRRQGQGRAALMGGEAHAYMTHHFLTNHLVIPIPDSWLLLGTVLGCKVLVVYGRERWGGQGCWWAGLGAIAVYGGVSLQVYISAGLLLPWLFPALAIALYSWDMGRSE